The genomic DNA GCCCTCAAGCCCGAACTGCTGCTGCAGCGCGACTTCGGCGAAACGCAGGCGGCCGACGACTACGCCGAGCTCCCCGTGGGCGTGGTGAAGAACCTGGCCGACTTCACCATCGCATGCCGCGTGTTCCTGGACGAGATCCCGACCTGGTCGCGCGTCTTCGACTTCGGCTCCGGCGAGCGCCGCTACATGATGCTCACGCCGCGCAGCGATACCGGCAAGGTGCGCTACGCCATCTCGCCGGTCCACGGCTACAACATGCAGATGATCGAAGGCACGTCGCCGCTGCCGACCGGCCGCTGGGTGCATGTGGCGGTGACCCTGTCCGGCACGCTCGGCACGCTGTACGTCGACGGCGCGGTGGCCGGCAGCAATGCGCAGATGAGCTTCGCGCCCTGCGAACTCGGCGAGACGACGAAGAACCTGCTCGGGCGTTCGCAGTATCCGAACGATCCGCCGCTGCGCGGGCGCCTCGGCGATCTCCGCATCTACCATGGCGCGCTGGGCGCCGCGGAGGTTGCGGCGCTGGCCTAGGGCCGGACGCTAGACGGCCCCGTGCGCCTCCACGTAGAGCGCATAGAGCGAATGGCTGCTCGCCATGTAGAGGCGGTTGCGCTTGGGCCCGCCGAACTCGAGGTTGGCGCAGCGCTCCGGAAGGCGGATGAAGCCGATCGGCTTGCCTTCGCGGTTGAAGACCTTCACGCCGTCCATCTCTTCGGATTTTCCGAGCGGCAGGTGGGCCTTCAGGCCGCCGCCGACGTCGGTGGGCTCGGGCGCGAATGCGCCGTTGAAGCCCCATCCGCACCAGAGGTTGCCGTCGCGGTCGACGCGGAATCCGTCGAGCGCGCCGGGGCCGTCCGCGTCGATGAGCTTGGTCTTGTTCGACACGCTGGCGCCATCGGCTGCAACGTCGTAGCTCCAGATGCTGCGGTTGGGCGTGCCCTTCCACTCGACCACGTAGAGCTTCTTCTCGTCCGGCGAGAACGCGAGCCCGTTCGGGTTCACCAGATCGGTGATGACGGCGCTGAGCTTGCCGTCGCTCGCGATGCGGTAGACGTTGGTGGTGGCCTGCTCCGGCGTGGCCTTCGATCCTTCCCACTCGCCGTTGATGCCGAAGGTCGGGTCGGTGAACCACACGCTGTCGTCCGACTTCACGACCACGTCGTTGGGCGCGTTGAGCTTCTTGCCCTCGTAGCTGTCGGCCAGCACGGTCATGCGGCCGTTCTTCTCGGTGCGCACCACGCGGCGCGTGACCGAATGCTCGCAGGTGACGAGGCGGCCCTGGCGATCGCGCGTGTTGCCGTTGGCATAGTTGGCGTTCTGCTTGTGCACCGTGAACTTGCCGGTCTTCTCGTCGTACTTCATGAGCCGGTTGTTCGGAATGTCGCTGCACAGCAGGTAGCCGCCTTCCGGAAAGTACACCGGCCCCTCGGCCCAGCGCATGCCGGTGCCCAGTTGCTCGACGGTGCTGCTGTAGATGCGGTACTTGGCAAAGCTCGGATCCAGGATCAGCACCGACGGGTCCGGATAGCGCTGGCTGGGCTTGAAGTCGAAGGACTGCGCGCCGGCCAGCCCGGCGAAGGCGGCCAGTCCGGAGCCCGCGGCATTCTTCAGGAAGCGGCGGCGAGGCTGGAGGGCTTTGTTCTGCATCTGTAGATCTCCTTTGTCGTTGTGGAAAACCGGCGGACGCCGATCTTACGTACCCGCAGGGCGCAGCCGGGCCCTTCGCTGCGCGAAGTGCGACATGGCTTACTTGCGGTCCCCGAGACTGCCGACACAACCCGCCCGCCGCACGCCTAAGCTGGGCCTTGCAGCGAGCCTGCGATCCGACTCTGCTGCAGAAGGGGCATGCGATGACTCAGGTACATGAAGTGATGACGCGCGGCGTTCGCACGGTCGCACCGGGCGACACCATCGTGCAGGCGGCCAAGGCGCTCGAGGAGCTTGAGGTGGGCGTGCTGCCGGTCTGCGACGGCAACCGGCTGGTCGGCGTGGTGACCGACCGGGACATCGCCGTGCGCGGCGTGGCCCGCGAGATCGATCTGGGCGCTTCGCCGGTCAGGCAGATCATGACCGCCGACGCGTACTGGTGCTATGCCGACGACACGGTTGACGAAGCGCTCAGCCAGATGAGCGCGGTGCAGATCCGCAGGCTTCCGGTGGTCGACCGCGACAAGCGCCTCGTGGGCATCCTGTCGCTGGGCGACGTGGCGGCCAAGGGCGAGGCCGGTGCGGCGGCCGATCCGCTCGGGAAGATCTCCGAGCCTGCGCGGCCGAGGCACTTGTAGCAACGGCCCGCGGGCCGTGCGTCAGCGGCTGGTTTCTCTCAGGCGCTCTGGTTGGCGGGCTGGCTGGGCGCGCGCCGGCGAATCTCGCTGTAGAGCGCGCGCTGTCCCGCGGCCAGCGCGGCCTCATAGGTGTCCGCCGGATCGAAGGCGTCGCGAAGCACCTTGGGGTTCGCTCCTTCCGCATCCGTTTCGAGCAGGCGCCAGACAAATGAACCGAGGGCTGGCTCCTCGATGATGAGTTCGATGGGCTGTGTCATCCGTCCAACTTGCATGAATCCGCGCCAGATGTATGTAGGCCGAATTCGAATGCTGCCGGCCCGGCGCCCGATGGCGCGTCAAGGTCAGCCGGGCTTGCCGCCTGCGCCCTCTGCCCTCAGCCGCAATGCATTGCTGATGACCGACGCCGAGCTCAGGCTCATCGCCAGCGCCGCGATCATCGGCGACAGCAGCCAGCCGGTGAACGGGAACAGCACGCCCGCGGCCAGCGGCACGCCGAGCGCGTTGTAGACGAACGCGAAGCCCAGGTTCTGCTTCATGTTGGCGACGGTCTTCTCGGAGACGATGCGCGCCTGCGCAATGCCGCGCAGGTCGCCCTTGACCAGCGTGACCTGGGCGCTGTTCATCGCCACGTCGGTGCCGGTGCCCATCGCCACGCCGACGTCGGCCCTGGCGAGCGCGGGCGCATCGTTGATGCCGTCGCCGGCCATCGCGACGATGCGGCCTTCTTGCTGCAGCTTCTCGACCAGCGCCAGCTTGTCGGCCGGCTTGACTTCGCCGTGCACTTCGTCGATGCCCAGCCTGGCGGCCACGGCGCGCGCGGTGGTCAGGCCGTCGCCCGTGGCCATGATCACGCGCATGCCCGATGCCTTGAGCGCCGCCAGCGCTTCCACGGTGGTGGCCTTGATTGGATCGGACACGGCAAGCAGGCCGGCAAGCCTGCCGTCGGCCGCCAGGAACATCACGCTGGCCCCTTCGGCGCGCAGCGCCTCGGCTTGCGGCCTGAGCGCGTCGACCGGCACGCCAAGCTGATCCATCAGCGCGGTGTTGCCGAGCGCCAGCCGCTGGCCACCGACGCTGCCGTTCACGCCGATGCCGCTCGCGGACTCGAACTCGTCGGCCGCGGCCAGTGAGAGATTGCGCTCGCGCGCCGCACGCACGATGGCATGCGCCAGCGGATGCTCGCTGCCCTGGTCCAGGCTTGCCGCGAGGCGCAGCACATCGTCCTCGGTGAAGCCGGGCAAGGCCACCGCGCGTTCGAAGCTCGGCCTGCCTTCGGTCAGCGTGCCTGTCTTGTCGACGATGAGCGCATCGACCTTGCGGAAGTTCTCGATGGCGGCCGCATCGCGGAACAGCACGCCCTGCGTGGCGGCCTTGCCGGTGGCCACCATGATCGACATCGGCGTGGCGAGGCCGAGCGCGCAGGGACAGGCGATGATGAGCACCGCCACCGCATTGATGAGGCCGTGGGTCCAGCTTGGCGCCGGCCCGAAGAATCCCCACGCGAAGAAGGTCAGCAGCGCGATGCCGATCACGGCCATCACGAAGTAGCCGGCCACGTGGTCGGCCATGCGCTGCATCGGCGCGCGGGAGCGCTGGGCCTGCGCCACCATCTGCACGATGCTCGCGAGCACGGTCTGCGAGCCGACCTTTTCCGACTGCATCACCAGCGCGCCGCTCGTGTTGAGCGTGGCGCCGATGAGCTTGTCGCCCGCCCGCTTGGTCACCGGCAGCGGCTCGCCGGTGAGCATGGACTCGTCGACCGCGCTCGCGCCCTCGACCACCACGCCGTCCACCGGCACCTTTTCGCCGGGCCGCACGCGCAGTTTGTCGCCGACGTGCACGTGGGCGATCGGCACGTCTTCTTCCGTGCCATCGGCGCCGATGCGCCGCGCCGTCTTGGGCGCGAGGCCCAGCAGCGACTTGATCGCGGCCGAGGTCTGCGAGCGCGCCTTGAGTTCGAGGATCTGGCCGAGCAGCGTGAGCGAGATGATCACCGCGGCCGCCTCGAAGTACACCGCCACGCGGCCCATCGACATGAACGCGTCGGGAAACACGCGCGGCGCCACCGTGGCCACCACGCTGTAGGCGAAGGCCGCCGCGGTGCCCAGGCCGATGAGCGTCCACATGTTGGGGCTGCGGTTAGCGACCGATTGCACGGCGCGCCTGAAGAAGGGCCATCCCGCCCACAGCACGATGGGCAGCGAAATAACCAGCTCGATCCAACTCTGCGTGGCCATCTCGAACCACTGCAGCCGGTGCCCCGCCATGGCGAGCACGGCCACGGCGAGCGTGAGCGGCAGCGTCCACAGGAAGCGGCGCTTGAAGTCGCGCAGCTCGGGGTCTTCGCCCTCGTCGAGCGGCGGCATCTCGGGCTCCAGCGTCATGCCGCACTTGGGGCAGCTGCCCGGATGGTCCTGCCGGATCTCCGGATGCATCGGGCAGGTGTAGATGGTGCCGGCGGGCGCAGGCGCGTGCGCATGCGGCGCGCGGTGGCCTTCGTGATGCGGATGCTGCGGTGCCCCGGAATGCACGTGGTTCATCGAGTGCTCCAACGAGAAAACAGAAAGATGCTGCGCACCACGCGCAGCGCATCGCTAGTTTCCAGGTTGACACCGTGTCAAGGTCAAGGCCGGCACGGTGGCCGGCCGCGCGGCTTTCTCAGACGGCGGAGGTGGCGGCTGCAGGCGCGCTGCTGCCCGCACCGGGCGGCGCCGTGACGATCGACGTGAGCGCGGGTTCGGCCGCGCGCAGCGATGCGATGTCGGGCCGCGGGCGGCGCAATTGCGCGTCGGCCGCGAAGGCCTTTTCCATGGCGTGCGCCGCCGCAAGCACCTGGTGGTCGGCCCTGAACGCGCCCACGATCTGCAGCCCGAACGGCATGCCCGCGTGGTCGAGGCCACAGGGCAGCGCCAGCGCCGGATGCGTGGTCAGCGTGACCACGTAGGTCAGCGCGAGCCAGCGGTAGTAGTTCGCCTGCTTCTCGCCGTTGATGGTGTCCGCATACAGCTGGGTCCATGGAAAGGGCGACACCGGCGTGGTGGGCGAGAGGATCAGGTCGTAGTCGGCGAAGGCGGCCTGGAAGCGCTTGATGAGCCGGGTCTGCTCGGCCTGGGCCCAGGCGCTGTCGAGCAGGCTCATCTGCGCACCCATTTCGTAGTTGGCGCGGGAGTTGGGACCCAGGCTGGCCGGGTCGCGCTGGTAGGCGGCATGCATGCCGGCCACGAAGGCCTCGGCGCGCAGCACGTCGAAGCAGCGGTGCGCTTCGCCGAGGTCGAGTTCGATCTTGTCGCAGCGCTTGAACAGGTGCCGCATCGCGCCGATCTTTCCGCGCATGGTGGCGCGGATGCCGTCGTCCACCGCGCAGGTGCCGAAGTCTTCGGTCCATGCCACGCGCAGTTGGCTCAGGTCGATGCCGGCGGGCTCCAGGAAGCTGAGCGGATCGAGCGGATAGCTCAGCGGATCGCCCGCATGCATGCCGGCGGAGGCGGCCATCTGTAGGCAGGCGTCCTCCACCGTGCGGCCCATCGGGCCCACGACCGAGATCGGCGTCCAGCCCAGCAGCTTGCGCACGCTCGGCACGATGCCGGGCGAGGGCCGGAAGCCCACCACGCCGCACTTGGCGGCCGGAATGCGCAGCGAGCCGCCGGTGTCGGAGCCGGTGCACACGGGCAGCATGTCGCAGGCCAGCGCGGCGGCCGAGCCGCCGGAGGAGCCGCCGGCATTGAGGTTCGGGTTGAAGGGGTTGCCGGTGGCGCCCCACACCTCGTTGCGCGAATTGGCGCCGGCGCCCATCTCCGGAACGTTGGTCTTGCCCGCCACGATGGCGCCGGCCCTGCGAAGGCGCGCCACCAGCTCGATGTCTTCCTGCGGCACGTGGTCGCGGAAGATCGCGGAGCCCCAGGTGGTGAGCAGGCCTTCGGTAGGTTCGAGATCCTTCACGCCGAGCGGCAGGCCATGCAGCAGGCCCAGCGTGTCGCCGCGCATGACGGCGCTTTCCGCCGCCCGGGCCTCGGCCCGCGCGCGCTCGAAGCAGGTGGCGGTCACGGCGTTGATGAAGGGGTTCACGCGCTCGATGCGCGCGATGCAGGCTTCGAGCAGCTCGACCGGCGAGACCGCCTTGCTGCCGATGAGCCGGCGCAGTTCGACGGCGGAGTGTTCGATCAATTCGGTGTGGTTGCTCATGTCGGTTGTTGTTCCATCTGGCTGAGGCCAGCGCGCCCGCGGAACGGGCTTTGCCCGGCCGCCGGGTGCGCCCCCCAGTGGGGGGAGGCGCCGAAGGCGCTTCGGGGGGGCGTCCATCAGTCAGCGGTGATGTTGGCGCGCGCGGCGATGGCGCGCATCAGCGGCAATTCCTTGGCGATCAGTTCGCTCACGGCGGCCGAGTTGCTGTAGCCCGGCTCCAGGCCCTGGGCGGCGAGCTTGGCGCGCGTGTCGGGATCGGCCATGGTCGCGGCCAGCGCCTTTTCGAGCCTGACCTTCACGTCGGGCGGGAGGCCCTTCGGCGCCGCCAGCGCCAGCCAGCTGTCGGTGTTGATTTCGGGGTAGCCGCTCTCGGCCATGGTGGGCACGTCGGGCAGCAGCGTCGAGCGCTTGGCCGTGGTCACGGCAATGGCCTTGATCTTGCCGCTCTTGAGCTGCGGAATGGCCGCGCTCACGGTGTCGATGCTGAACGGAACCTGCCCACCCATGAGGTCGGTCATGGCCGGGGCGCTGCCCTTGTACGGCACGTGTGTCATCTTGAGGCCGGCGGCATGCAGGATGGTCTCGCCGGCGAACTGCGAGGTGGTGCCGGTGCCGTAGGACGCGTACGAATACTTTCCGGGCGAGGCCTTCACGTAGTCGACGAACTGCTTGACGGTCTGCACCGGCACTTCGCTGTTCGCAAGCAGGATGAGGCCCACCCGCCCGGCCAGGCCGATCGGCTCGAAGCCCTTGACCGGGTCGTAGGGCAGGTTGGGGCGGATGGCGGGATTCACCGTGAAGGTGGTGCCCGAACTGATCAGCAGCGTGTAGCCATCGGGCGCCGCCTTGGAGACATAGCTCGCGCCGATCACCGTGCCGGCGCCGCCGCGGTTCTCGATGACCACGGGCTGGCCGAGCTCCTTGCCCAGGCGCTGGGCAATCACGCGTCCGTTCACATCGGTGGCGCCGCCGGGCGGAAAGGGAATCACGAGCGTGACCGGGCGCGACGGAAACCCGGTGTCGGCGGCCAGCGCGGCGAGCGGTGCCAGGCCAAGGCAGGACAACAGCAGCACCATGCGGGCGAGTGCGGGGAGGCGTTTCATGAAGGACTCCTGGAGGAACAGAGCGGGGATGCAGGTTCATCCTAGGAGCCGCAAAGCGCTGCCACAAGCGCAATGTTTAGAATTGTTGATTGCCGATTCGGCAATCGACAAACGCGCGTCGCCCCGCTGCGACAAGGAAGAAACATGTCGCTTCACACGCTGCAGGAGACCGCGGTCCGCTACTTCCTGGAGGTGGTCAGGACCGGTTCGGTGAAGGAGGCCGCGCTCAAGCTCAACGTGGCGCCTTCCGCCGTGAGCCGGCAGGTGGCGCGCCTGGAGCGCGAGCTCGACACGCTGCTGTTCGACCGGCACGCGCGCGGCATGGTGCCCAATGCGGCCGGCGAGCTGCTGGCCGCGCATGCCAAGCGGGTGCAGCAAGACATCGAGCGCGTGGCCGGCGAGATCCAGGGCCTGCGCGGCCTGCGCAGCGGGCGCGTGCGCGTGGCGAGCACCGAGGGCTTCGCGTTCGACTTTCTTCCCACGCTGATCTCGCGCTTTCGCGCCAGGTACGAGGGCATCCGCTTTCATCTGGAGGTCTGTCCGCCCCACGAGATTCCCGGCCGCATCCGCGACGGCGAAGCGGACGTCGGCATCACGCTGAGCGCGGTGCCCGAGCCCGGCATCCGGATCGAGCTGCGCCACCCCAGCCCGATCCTCGCCGTGATGGCCAGCGACCATCCGCTGGCGGCGCAGCGGCAGCTCTCGCTGCGCCAGGTGGCGGCCTATCCGCTGGGCCTGCCGCCGCGGGACAGCTCCATCCGGCAGCTGCTCGACATCAGCTGCAGCCGGCAGGGGCTGCAGTACGTGCAGGCCATGTCGAGCAACCATGCGAATGCGCTGGTGAGCTTTGCGGCCGCGGGCGGCGGCACCATCGCCTTCTATGGCGAGCTGTCGATCCGCACGCAGCTGAAGTCGAAGGCGCTGGTGGCCATCCCGCTGAAGGACCGCGAGATGAACGAGCGCCACCTCGAAGTCGAGACGCTCGCGGGCCGCTCGCTGCCCGATGCAGGCAAGGCTTTCGTGCGGTTTTTGACGGATGCCATCCAGGCCTCGGCCTGAGGGCGGCCGCGCGTGCGCTACACTCCGCGCCGCTTGCAGCCGGCCTCAGCCGCTGCGCCGTCATTGGCAACATGACGAGAACAAACCAAAGGAAATTTTTCAAGTGAACCGTATCGAACTGGTCGAAAAGATCGCCACCGCCCACAACGTCAGCAAGGCCGAAGCCGCCCGCATCCTGGAAACCGTCACGGGCTCCATCGTCGCCGCAGTGAAGAAGGGCGACCCCGTCCAGCTCATCGGCTTCGGAACCTTCAAGCAAGTGGCGCGCGCCGCACGCACCGGCTTCAACCCGCAAGCCGGCGCAAAGATCAAGATCGCCGCGCAGAAGGTGCCCAAGTTCGTGCCGGGCGCAGCGTTCAAGGCCGCCATCGACCCCAAGGCTGCAAAGCGCAAGGCCGACAAGGCAGCCGCCAAGCCCGCCGCCAAGAAGGCCGCACCGGCCAAGAAGGCCGCACCCGCCAAGAAGGCTGCCAAGAAGTAATGAATGGATCGCAGCCGCAAGGCTGCCTCCACGCAGGACGGCCCTCGGGCCGTTTTCTTTTTTCCGGGGCGGCTCTCAGGCTGGCGTTCCCAGCCGCGCGAGGACCAGATCGTGCAGCGTCTGCGCCGCCACCGAGAGGCTGCCCTCCCGGCGCTGCACCAGGTAGATGGTGCGTGTGAGACCGGGCAGCGGCAGCGGCCGCGTCACCAGCGTCTCGCGCTGGAAATGGAAGAGCGTGAGCTCCGGCACCACGCTGATGCCGATGCCGGCCTCGACCAGCCCCATCACCGTGGCCAGGTGCTCGACCTCGAACACGGCGTTGAGCCGCAGCGGGTGCAGCGCCGCGTCGAGCGACTGGCGCACGCTGCTGTTGCGCGCCATCTGGATGAAGGGCCATGGCGCGAGCTGCCGTGCCGTGAGCCTGGCGGCGCTGGCGAGCGGATGGTCCTTGCGGCAGACCAGGTGAAAGCGGTCGCCGCAGAGCTTGCGGCCGCGCAGGTCGCTGGCTGCGGCGCCGCCGGCGCCGGTTGCCGCGAGCGCGAAATCCGCCTGGTGGCTGCGCAGCTGGGCAATGCAGGCGTCCGACAGCGCGTCGTGCAGCTCGACCGTGATGCCGGGCCACGCCTGCATGAACTCCGCCAGGATCGCCGGCAGCCGTCCTGCCGCCAGGGAGGGCAGGGCCGCCACGCTCACGCGGCCCTTGCGCCGCTGGGCATGGTCGGCCAGGTCGCCGATGGCGCCCTGCATGTCGTCCAGCAGCCGCCGCGCCGAGGGTTCGAACAGCCGGCCCTCGGGCGTGAGCTGCACGCTGCGCGTGTCGCGGTCGAACAGCCGCGCGCCGAGCGTTTCCTCGAGCGTGCGGATCAGTGCACTGAACGCGGGCTGCGACAAGTGGCAGGTCTGTGCCGCGCGCGTGAAGTTGCGCTGCTCGGCCAAGGCCGTGAACGCGCGCAGTTGGCGGCTGGAAAGCTCGGGCGCTGGCATCGGTCTGGAATCTGGGTGAGTGGAGCCGGGAATCCGGGCCTGTGGATGGTATTCCTGTGCCCTGTACGCAACGTGCCTTGGCGATTCCGGCCGGTGGGCGCCAGAAACGGCGTTTTTGTAAAAAATTTGTGACTTAAGGCCCAATTCGGCATCATGATCCGGGCCATGAGGTCCGGCGAAGTTTCTCCCGCTTGGCGACGCGTGCTCTGGGCGCATGTTGCCGTTCTTTTTTTTCTTGCTTTCACTGCAACGAACAGCAAGGCTCAGCAGCCGGCGTCTGCGCAGGGTCTGCGGATCGTGGGCGGGCTGGCGAGCGTGAGCCAGTACACGCTGCATGAAGAGCGCTTCTGGAGCCAGGACCTGCGCCGCCTGAGCGGCGGAAAGTACAGCGCGAGCATCGTTCCGTTCAACCAGGCGGGCGTTCCGGGGCAGGAAATGCTCAATCTGATGCGGCTGGGCGTCATTCCATTCGGCACCG from Variovorax sp. V93 includes the following:
- a CDS encoding HU family DNA-binding protein, which codes for MNRIELVEKIATAHNVSKAEAARILETVTGSIVAAVKKGDPVQLIGFGTFKQVARAARTGFNPQAGAKIKIAAQKVPKFVPGAAFKAAIDPKAAKRKADKAAAKPAAKKAAPAKKAAPAKKAAKK
- a CDS encoding SMP-30/gluconolactonase/LRE family protein, whose protein sequence is MQNKALQPRRRFLKNAAGSGLAAFAGLAGAQSFDFKPSQRYPDPSVLILDPSFAKYRIYSSTVEQLGTGMRWAEGPVYFPEGGYLLCSDIPNNRLMKYDEKTGKFTVHKQNANYANGNTRDRQGRLVTCEHSVTRRVVRTEKNGRMTVLADSYEGKKLNAPNDVVVKSDDSVWFTDPTFGINGEWEGSKATPEQATTNVYRIASDGKLSAVITDLVNPNGLAFSPDEKKLYVVEWKGTPNRSIWSYDVAADGASVSNKTKLIDADGPGALDGFRVDRDGNLWCGWGFNGAFAPEPTDVGGGLKAHLPLGKSEEMDGVKVFNREGKPIGFIRLPERCANLEFGGPKRNRLYMASSHSLYALYVEAHGAV
- a CDS encoding CBS domain-containing protein is translated as MTQVHEVMTRGVRTVAPGDTIVQAAKALEELEVGVLPVCDGNRLVGVVTDRDIAVRGVAREIDLGASPVRQIMTADAYWCYADDTVDEALSQMSAVQIRRLPVVDRDKRLVGILSLGDVAAKGEAGAAADPLGKISEPARPRHL
- a CDS encoding LysR family transcriptional regulator, whose translation is MPAPELSSRQLRAFTALAEQRNFTRAAQTCHLSQPAFSALIRTLEETLGARLFDRDTRSVQLTPEGRLFEPSARRLLDDMQGAIGDLADHAQRRKGRVSVAALPSLAAGRLPAILAEFMQAWPGITVELHDALSDACIAQLRSHQADFALAATGAGGAAASDLRGRKLCGDRFHLVCRKDHPLASAARLTARQLAPWPFIQMARNSSVRQSLDAALHPLRLNAVFEVEHLATVMGLVEAGIGISVVPELTLFHFQRETLVTRPLPLPGLTRTIYLVQRREGSLSVAAQTLHDLVLARLGTPA
- a CDS encoding LysR family transcriptional regulator, coding for MSLHTLQETAVRYFLEVVRTGSVKEAALKLNVAPSAVSRQVARLERELDTLLFDRHARGMVPNAAGELLAAHAKRVQQDIERVAGEIQGLRGLRSGRVRVASTEGFAFDFLPTLISRFRARYEGIRFHLEVCPPHEIPGRIRDGEADVGITLSAVPEPGIRIELRHPSPILAVMASDHPLAAQRQLSLRQVAAYPLGLPPRDSSIRQLLDISCSRQGLQYVQAMSSNHANALVSFAAAGGGTIAFYGELSIRTQLKSKALVAIPLKDREMNERHLEVETLAGRSLPDAGKAFVRFLTDAIQASA
- a CDS encoding Bug family tripartite tricarboxylate transporter substrate binding protein, whose amino-acid sequence is MKRLPALARMVLLLSCLGLAPLAALAADTGFPSRPVTLVIPFPPGGATDVNGRVIAQRLGKELGQPVVIENRGGAGTVIGASYVSKAAPDGYTLLISSGTTFTVNPAIRPNLPYDPVKGFEPIGLAGRVGLILLANSEVPVQTVKQFVDYVKASPGKYSYASYGTGTTSQFAGETILHAAGLKMTHVPYKGSAPAMTDLMGGQVPFSIDTVSAAIPQLKSGKIKAIAVTTAKRSTLLPDVPTMAESGYPEINTDSWLALAAPKGLPPDVKVRLEKALAATMADPDTRAKLAAQGLEPGYSNSAAVSELIAKELPLMRAIAARANITAD
- a CDS encoding amidase — encoded protein: MSNHTELIEHSAVELRRLIGSKAVSPVELLEACIARIERVNPFINAVTATCFERARAEARAAESAVMRGDTLGLLHGLPLGVKDLEPTEGLLTTWGSAIFRDHVPQEDIELVARLRRAGAIVAGKTNVPEMGAGANSRNEVWGATGNPFNPNLNAGGSSGGSAAALACDMLPVCTGSDTGGSLRIPAAKCGVVGFRPSPGIVPSVRKLLGWTPISVVGPMGRTVEDACLQMAASAGMHAGDPLSYPLDPLSFLEPAGIDLSQLRVAWTEDFGTCAVDDGIRATMRGKIGAMRHLFKRCDKIELDLGEAHRCFDVLRAEAFVAGMHAAYQRDPASLGPNSRANYEMGAQMSLLDSAWAQAEQTRLIKRFQAAFADYDLILSPTTPVSPFPWTQLYADTINGEKQANYYRWLALTYVVTLTTHPALALPCGLDHAGMPFGLQIVGAFRADHQVLAAAHAMEKAFAADAQLRRPRPDIASLRAAEPALTSIVTAPPGAGSSAPAAATSAV
- a CDS encoding copper-translocating P-type ATPase — its product is MNHVHSGAPQHPHHEGHRAPHAHAPAPAGTIYTCPMHPEIRQDHPGSCPKCGMTLEPEMPPLDEGEDPELRDFKRRFLWTLPLTLAVAVLAMAGHRLQWFEMATQSWIELVISLPIVLWAGWPFFRRAVQSVANRSPNMWTLIGLGTAAAFAYSVVATVAPRVFPDAFMSMGRVAVYFEAAAVIISLTLLGQILELKARSQTSAAIKSLLGLAPKTARRIGADGTEEDVPIAHVHVGDKLRVRPGEKVPVDGVVVEGASAVDESMLTGEPLPVTKRAGDKLIGATLNTSGALVMQSEKVGSQTVLASIVQMVAQAQRSRAPMQRMADHVAGYFVMAVIGIALLTFFAWGFFGPAPSWTHGLINAVAVLIIACPCALGLATPMSIMVATGKAATQGVLFRDAAAIENFRKVDALIVDKTGTLTEGRPSFERAVALPGFTEDDVLRLAASLDQGSEHPLAHAIVRAARERNLSLAAADEFESASGIGVNGSVGGQRLALGNTALMDQLGVPVDALRPQAEALRAEGASVMFLAADGRLAGLLAVSDPIKATTVEALAALKASGMRVIMATGDGLTTARAVAARLGIDEVHGEVKPADKLALVEKLQQEGRIVAMAGDGINDAPALARADVGVAMGTGTDVAMNSAQVTLVKGDLRGIAQARIVSEKTVANMKQNLGFAFVYNALGVPLAAGVLFPFTGWLLSPMIAALAMSLSSASVISNALRLRAEGAGGKPG